The Couchioplanes caeruleus nucleotide sequence CGACGAACGCCACCTCGACGCAGTTGTCGCAGTTCGGGCCGCTACGGGTGCTCTTGAACCACTGCGCACGGCTCAAATCGATCCGGAAACCCTTGGTCTCGACTTCCACAATGGCTCCTCTGCCAGCATTGCGATCATGTTCCTGGACTCCTCCGGTGAGAGGGCCGTCGCCCGGATGGTCTCGAAGATGGAGTTGTACTTGCGGAGTTCGTCGGTCTTCTCCAGAAACAGCCCGCCGGTCGCGTTCTCCGCGAACACCACGTCCGGGTCCTCGACGTCGGGAAAGTCGAGCATCGCGAACGTGCCGTCCATACCGGCGTGAGCGCCCACCGCGAACGGCAGGATCTGAAGGGTCACGTTCGGCAGCTCGCTCATCCGGGCCAGGTGGACCAATTGGTCCCGCATGACCTCGTCGCCGCCGACCGGCCGGCTCACCACCGCCTCATCGAGCACCACCCAAAGATCGATCGGATCGTCCTGAATCAATAACGCTTGGCGAGCCATCCGGACTCGTACCCGCTGCTCTATTTCTTGGTCGGTGTCACCCGGTCGGGCGGCCCGAATCATCGCAATTGCATACCTGTCGGTCTGCAGAAGTCCGGGCACCACCTGCTGCTCGTACGCCCGGATCGACTTAGCCGCGGCCTCGAGCCCCACATAGGCGCCGGTGAGCACCGTGCTGAACGGGTGCCACCATCCTTTTTGCCGCGCTTCCTTGGCAATCTGAACCAATTCTTCGGCTTCTGTGCCATGCACGCCGTAAATGTCCAACATGTCCTGTACATCGCGTGGCGTCGCACTGGTGTGGCCGGTCTCGATCCGGGACACCTTGGACGGTGAACATCCGAGCCGATCGGCGACGACTTCGATCGTCACGCCGGCGCCGTCTCGATGTCTGCGCAGTTCAGCACCGAGGCGGCGGCGGCGGATGGTGGGGCTGCGGCGGGGATTCACGCTCACCTCCGGTGCGACGGTGGAAACGGCGAGATGCTCCGCCGTACGGCGTTTGTCGGTTCCAGTCTCTCTGGTGATCTCTTGATCCTTCAAGCGTCGACAGTGATCACTTGGTCACGTTCGGCTGACGTGCAACTTGCATCGATCCTCGGGGTGGTGCAATCTTTGCGTACGGCAGGCATCACTCAGTGTTCTCGGGTGACGCGGCCCAGCCCGACCCATCGCGAATAAGCGACGCCGATGCGGGGGTCGGCTCCAACCAAATGTCCTTCGTGGACTGATCAAGTCACGGGGTCCTGGCGGGGGCCGACGGCGACGTTATGGCACCGTTGTGATGATTGGCATCTTCGCAACCTTGCCAACGCGTTTAAGCCGGGCACACTGGAGCATCTGTGTTCACTGTGCGGCAAATCGGTGTTTGCCCCGAGACTGGGTTCAGGACAGGAGTTGACGTGCTTCCTCGATCCGGCGATGTCATCCACGTGACGAAGGCGGCGAGCGTCCAATTCGCATCGCCGATGCTTTTCCGGGTCATCCGCGTCCACGACTGGCCGACGTACGAGGGCTGGATCTGGCTGGACGGCTACGAGCTCAACACCTCCGGCGACGCCGTGGAACGCCGCTCAATCTTCGTGCAGGTCAGCGGCCTGCGCCAGGTCGGCAAGGCGCCCGACCCGCGCACCCGCAACGCCCGCCAGCCCGGCCTGACGTCGGGCCCGATCCCCGCCCGCGCGCTGCGTACCAACCGCTGACGGTCCCGGCAGCGGACCGGAATCCCGGCCCGCGGCCGGACGGCCGGAAGCACGTCCCGGCCGTCCGTCACCGAGCCGCGAGCCGCACCACCCACCCGACCGACACCCCCCGGCCGACGCCGCGACCGACGCGGGCAACCGACGCCGCGCGATCGCCCGCCGGCCGCAGCATCGCCGGCCGCCGGCCGCGCACGTCATCGGCCGCCGCACGGTCAGGCAAGTGCCGCCTGGCCACCGCATCGCCCGGCACTCACAGCGCCTGCCCGGCGTTCCAGCGCAACCCGGCTCCCCAGCGCAACCCGGCCTCCCGGCGCAACCCGTGC carries:
- a CDS encoding helix-turn-helix domain-containing protein → MNPRRSPTIRRRRLGAELRRHRDGAGVTIEVVADRLGCSPSKVSRIETGHTSATPRDVQDMLDIYGVHGTEAEELVQIAKEARQKGWWHPFSTVLTGAYVGLEAAAKSIRAYEQQVVPGLLQTDRYAIAMIRAARPGDTDQEIEQRVRVRMARQALLIQDDPIDLWVVLDEAVVSRPVGGDEVMRDQLVHLARMSELPNVTLQILPFAVGAHAGMDGTFAMLDFPDVEDPDVVFAENATGGLFLEKTDELRKYNSIFETIRATALSPEESRNMIAMLAEEPLWKSRPRVSGSI